One bacterium genomic window carries:
- the phoU gene encoding phosphate signaling complex protein PhoU, translating into MPQHLQREIEKLKRNLLSLSTLVEESVQKAVKSIEQRNTKLAVSVIENDLKIDHTEVDVEEECLKVLALYQPVAIDLRFIVAVLKINNDLERIGDLAVNIAERATFLAAQSKVNIPFDLAGMAEKAQLMLRQSLDALVNMDSQLAREVCASDDEVDAINREMYSQVQAGINRHPEEVESLIHLLSVSRHLERIADHATNIAEDVIYMVDGEISRHKTEEYKPQMNKSTAP; encoded by the coding sequence ATGCCTCAACATTTGCAGCGAGAAATCGAAAAGCTGAAACGTAACCTATTATCCCTCAGCACGTTGGTTGAGGAGAGCGTTCAAAAAGCCGTCAAGTCCATCGAACAGAGAAATACAAAACTGGCCGTGAGCGTGATCGAAAATGACCTGAAAATCGACCATACTGAAGTGGATGTGGAAGAGGAATGTCTGAAAGTGCTCGCTCTCTATCAGCCGGTAGCTATCGACCTGCGGTTTATTGTGGCTGTCCTGAAAATTAATAATGACCTGGAACGGATTGGTGACCTTGCCGTTAACATTGCCGAGCGGGCTACCTTTTTAGCCGCACAGTCAAAGGTGAATATCCCGTTTGATCTTGCCGGTATGGCTGAGAAAGCCCAATTAATGCTCAGGCAGAGCCTGGATGCCCTGGTTAATATGGATTCTCAACTGGCCCGTGAGGTCTGCGCCTCAGACGACGAGGTGGACGCCATCAACCGTGAGATGTATAGCCAAGTCCAGGCTGGCATCAATCGCCATCCTGAAGAAGTGGAGTCCCTGATTCACCTTCTCTCGGTCTCCCGCCACCTGGAGCGGATAGCCGATCATGCTACCAATATTGCCGAAGATGTAATCTATATGGTCGATGGTGAGATCAGCAGGCATAAAACGGAGGAGTATAAACCACAAATGAACAAATCCACTGCCCCGTAA
- the rd gene encoding rubredoxin, whose protein sequence is MGKYVCDVCGYIYDPADGDPDGGIGPGTAFKDLPDEWVCPVCGAPKSEFSPLN, encoded by the coding sequence ATGGGAAAGTATGTCTGTGACGTATGTGGATACATTTATGACCCGGCTGATGGAGACCCTGATGGTGGTATCGGTCCCGGAACAGCCTTTAAAGATCTGCCTGATGAATGGGTATGCCCTGTCTGCGGAGCACCCAAAAGTGAATTTTCTCCGCTCAATTAA
- the rbr gene encoding rubrerythrin: protein MMSLKGLKTERNILTAFAGESQARNRYTYFASQARKEGYIQIADIFEETANQEKEHAKRFFKLLEGGDVEIQAAFPAGIISTTAEALKAAAQGEHHEWEVMYPSFARIAQDEGLASIAKIFEAVAVAEKQHEKRYLGLLANIEAGTVFKKKEAIVWRCRNCGYLHRGVESPDSCPACAHPQGYFEVLAENW from the coding sequence ATGATGAGTCTGAAGGGTCTGAAAACAGAAAGAAATATTTTGACTGCCTTTGCCGGAGAATCACAGGCCAGGAACCGCTATACCTACTTTGCCAGCCAAGCCAGAAAAGAGGGCTATATCCAGATCGCGGATATATTCGAGGAAACCGCCAACCAGGAGAAGGAACATGCCAAACGTTTCTTCAAACTGCTTGAGGGAGGGGATGTCGAAATTCAGGCCGCATTTCCGGCTGGCATCATCAGCACAACTGCCGAAGCTCTGAAAGCCGCTGCTCAGGGAGAGCATCATGAGTGGGAGGTGATGTATCCATCATTTGCCAGGATAGCCCAGGATGAAGGTCTTGCGAGCATTGCCAAAATATTCGAGGCTGTTGCTGTAGCTGAAAAACAGCACGAGAAGCGATACCTTGGCCTCCTGGCCAATATCGAGGCAGGTACGGTCTTTAAAAAGAAAGAAGCTATTGTCTGGCGATGCCGCAATTGCGGTTATCTTCATCGGGGAGTGGAATCACCAGACTCCTGCCCGGCCTGCGCTCATCCTCAAGGGTATTTTGAGGTGCTGGCGGAGAACTGGTAG